The Echeneis naucrates chromosome 8, fEcheNa1.1, whole genome shotgun sequence genome has a window encoding:
- the rcn3 gene encoding reticulocalbin-3 isoform X2, whose product MMLLWSLASLCVLAAVTFAVPAQEKRIHHQADLSDHAHDDGHSFQYDHEAFLGKEEAKTFDQLSPEESRDRLAKIVERIDTDKDGYVSHTELHYWIKHRQRRYIEENVNKHWKDYDKNQDDKIAWEEYKNTTYGFYLDEEFDDIDDKATYKSMLIRDERRFRVADRDGDSIATREEFTAFLHPEEFDYMKDVVVQETVEDIDKDGDGKINLDEYIGDMYTPETGESEPDWVQTERKHFSDFRDTNKDGFLDAHEVAYWVLPAEVDHADNEAKHLIHETDTDKDGCLTLSEMLDKLDLIKTSTITDYGSMRIYGHDEL is encoded by the exons ATGATGCTGCTCTGGTCTCTAGCATCCCTTTGTGTCCTGGCAGCTGTGACCTTTGCCGTTCCCGCTCAGGAGAAGCGCATCCACCACCAAGCTGATCTGAGTGACCACGCCCATGATGATGGTCACAGCTTCCAGTATGACCACGAAGCCTTTTTGGGCAAAGAGGAAGCCAAAACCTTTGACCAGCTGAGCCCCGAAGAGAGCAGGGACAGACTAGC GAAGATCGTTGAACGCATTGATACTGACAAAGATGGCTACGTGAgccacacagagctgcactACTGGATAAAGCATCGGCAGAGGAGGTACATTGAGGAGAACGTCAACAAGCATTGGAAGGACTACGACAAGAACCAGGATGACAAGATTGCCTGGGAGGAGTACAAGAACACCACTTACGGCTTCTACCTTG atgagGAGTTTGATGACATCGATGATAAGGCCACTTATAAGTCTATGCTCATCCGGGATGAGCGACGCTTCAGGGTGGCCGACCGAGATGGTGACAGCATTGCCACCCGAGAGGAGTTTACTGCCTTCCTGCACCCAGAGGAGTTCGACTACATGAAGGATGTGGTGGTGCAG gaAACTGTGGAGGACATCGACAAGGATGGAGATGGAAAAATCAACCTGGATGAATACATTG GGGATATGTACACTCCTGAGACTGGGGAGAGTGAGCCTGACTGGGTCCAGACTGAGCGCAAACACTtctcagacttcagagacaccAACAAG GATGGTTTCCTTGATGCACACGAAGTGGCTTACTGGGTTTTACCCGCAGAGGTTGACCACGCTGACAACGAAGCCAAACACCTGATCCATGAGACAGACACTGACAAG GACGGTTGTCTCACTCTGTCTGAGATGCTGGATAAGCTAGACTTAATCAAAACAAGTACCATCACGGACTATGGAAGCATGAGAATTTACGGGCATGACGAACTGTGA
- the rcn3 gene encoding reticulocalbin-3 isoform X1, whose translation MMLLWSLASLCVLAAVTFAVPAQEKRIHHQADLSDHAHDDGHSFQYDHEAFLGKEEAKTFDQLSPEESRDRLAKIVERIDTDKDGYVSHTELHYWIKHRQRRYIEENVNKHWKDYDKNQDDKIAWEEYKNTTYGFYLDEEFDDIDDKATYKSMLIRDERRFRVADRDGDSIATREEFTAFLHPEEFDYMKDVVVQETVEDIDKDGDGKINLDEYIGDMYTPETGESEPDWVQTERKHFSDFRDTNKDGFLDAHEVAYWVLPAEVDHADNEAKHLIHETDTDKDEKITKKEILANWNMFVGSQATNYGEDLTKRHDEL comes from the exons ATGATGCTGCTCTGGTCTCTAGCATCCCTTTGTGTCCTGGCAGCTGTGACCTTTGCCGTTCCCGCTCAGGAGAAGCGCATCCACCACCAAGCTGATCTGAGTGACCACGCCCATGATGATGGTCACAGCTTCCAGTATGACCACGAAGCCTTTTTGGGCAAAGAGGAAGCCAAAACCTTTGACCAGCTGAGCCCCGAAGAGAGCAGGGACAGACTAGC GAAGATCGTTGAACGCATTGATACTGACAAAGATGGCTACGTGAgccacacagagctgcactACTGGATAAAGCATCGGCAGAGGAGGTACATTGAGGAGAACGTCAACAAGCATTGGAAGGACTACGACAAGAACCAGGATGACAAGATTGCCTGGGAGGAGTACAAGAACACCACTTACGGCTTCTACCTTG atgagGAGTTTGATGACATCGATGATAAGGCCACTTATAAGTCTATGCTCATCCGGGATGAGCGACGCTTCAGGGTGGCCGACCGAGATGGTGACAGCATTGCCACCCGAGAGGAGTTTACTGCCTTCCTGCACCCAGAGGAGTTCGACTACATGAAGGATGTGGTGGTGCAG gaAACTGTGGAGGACATCGACAAGGATGGAGATGGAAAAATCAACCTGGATGAATACATTG GGGATATGTACACTCCTGAGACTGGGGAGAGTGAGCCTGACTGGGTCCAGACTGAGCGCAAACACTtctcagacttcagagacaccAACAAG GATGGTTTCCTTGATGCACACGAAGTGGCTTACTGGGTTTTACCCGCAGAGGTTGACCACGCTGACAACGAAGCCAAACACCTGATCCATGAGACAGACACTGACAAG GATGAGAAAATAACCAAGAAGGAGATTCTGGCCAACTGGAACATGTTTGTGGGCAGCCAGGCCACCAATTATGGGGAGGATTTAACCAAGAGACACGATGAACTCTGA